One stretch of Oceanimonas pelagia DNA includes these proteins:
- a CDS encoding ATP-binding protein translates to MRHEEAKYNKAILPEHCGNPLIEALPVKLCDEDLVDELSYYPPYSSDEMKLEPSHRVEYLTRLKALRQPLPIYFDCFRAIEIAIKEGYSAKNPLSPTTMNYLHYPVGERTEVEPRTGYFQAKGCGITIIGESGVGKTCMLEQILSHFPDTITHSRYSGVPIPLRQVVWIKVDCPEDSSIRALCHKILTELDIKMGLEPTAKQRTIPSLIEQIEARIKSCFLGVLVIDEMQNLNLAKTGGADRLLGFIHNLVNNLGIPIVFCANPPFNQLLSKTLKTARRAESNGYFDFELMENDEVWDIFVERLWRYQWVNVKAPLSQELNNTLYDLSIGNMDLAVRIFREAQRYIIGAEDERITPEVLRHASSIAIRASKGITDEIKRERAISLLKRKKKEPSTTLEKSPSDEKVLLVHSGNQKTIPGDLTRPHHPEFSSKINQLQNTEDLYPLIGDMDLIQRAATQDDPLELLRAKNILCEDPLEKFA, encoded by the coding sequence ATGAGACATGAAGAAGCGAAGTACAATAAGGCTATACTTCCTGAGCATTGTGGTAATCCATTAATAGAAGCGTTGCCAGTTAAGCTGTGTGACGAAGATTTAGTTGACGAGCTGAGCTATTACCCACCGTATTCTTCAGATGAAATGAAGCTGGAGCCTTCCCACAGAGTGGAGTATCTAACCAGACTGAAGGCTCTAAGGCAGCCACTACCAATATACTTTGATTGTTTCAGGGCAATTGAAATTGCTATCAAGGAGGGTTATTCAGCAAAAAATCCTTTGTCACCTACGACAATGAATTATTTGCATTACCCTGTTGGTGAGCGTACAGAAGTTGAACCTAGAACTGGTTATTTTCAGGCCAAGGGTTGTGGTATAACTATAATCGGAGAAAGCGGTGTAGGAAAAACCTGCATGCTGGAGCAAATCCTTAGTCATTTTCCCGATACCATCACACACTCTCGGTATAGTGGAGTGCCAATTCCTCTTCGTCAGGTAGTATGGATTAAAGTAGACTGCCCTGAAGATTCCAGTATTAGAGCTTTGTGCCACAAGATTCTCACAGAGCTGGATATTAAAATGGGTTTGGAGCCCACAGCAAAACAAAGAACAATTCCTTCCTTGATAGAGCAGATCGAAGCGCGTATAAAATCCTGCTTTCTGGGAGTTCTTGTTATAGATGAGATGCAAAATCTTAACCTGGCTAAAACAGGTGGTGCTGATCGACTTCTCGGTTTTATCCACAATTTGGTCAATAATCTTGGCATTCCAATAGTTTTTTGTGCAAACCCTCCTTTTAATCAACTTCTTAGCAAAACATTAAAAACAGCAAGGCGAGCTGAGAGTAATGGGTATTTTGATTTTGAATTGATGGAAAATGATGAGGTATGGGATATCTTTGTTGAACGATTATGGAGATACCAATGGGTTAATGTTAAAGCTCCGCTATCCCAAGAATTGAATAATACACTTTATGATTTATCAATAGGCAATATGGATTTAGCTGTCAGGATCTTTCGTGAAGCTCAGCGATATATTATTGGTGCTGAAGATGAAAGGATCACTCCAGAAGTACTTAGGCACGCATCAAGTATTGCCATAAGGGCTTCAAAAGGCATTACAGATGAGATAAAAAGGGAGCGTGCCATTTCACTTCTTAAACGAAAGAAGAAAGAACCTAGCACTACTTTAGAAAAGTCACCTTCAGATGAAAAAGTGTTATTGGTTCACTCAGGAAATCAGAAAACCATCCCAGGAGACCTAACCAGGCCACACCACCCTGAATTCTCGTCTAAAATTAACCAGTTGCAGAATACAGAAGATCTCTACCCTCTTATTGGCGATATGGATTTGATTCAACGAGCTGCGACTCAAGATGATCCCCTGGAGCTGTTAAGGGCCAAGAACATACTCTGTGAAGACCCATTAGAGAAATTTGCCTAG
- a CDS encoding NAD(P)/FAD-dependent oxidoreductase, whose protein sequence is MQAWDVIVIGAGAAGLMCAAEAGRRGRRVLVLDHGKRIGRKILMSGGGRCNFTNYHVEPGAYLCANPHFVKSALARYTQWDFIALVNKHGIAWHEKTLGQLFCDDSAQDIVDLLVKECDDAGVTIRLRAEILEVDRLGDGFRVATAGEEDSCQSLVVATGGLSMPKIGASPFGYRLAEQFGLKVLPTRAGLVPFTLQPEDKQTLEPLAGVSLPVVAESEDGTRFAENLLFTHRGVSGPAVLQISSYWQPGERVKFELLPAGCLAQGVAESPNQELKTWLARYLPKRLVEALLAREELTSKPLKQYTPKELAAIETLLAEWSLRPGGTEGYRTAEVTLGGVDTDELSSKTMEAKKVPNLYFVGEVMDVTGWLGGYNFQWAWSSGWVAGQVV, encoded by the coding sequence ATGCAGGCCTGGGATGTAATCGTGATCGGTGCCGGCGCCGCCGGCCTGATGTGTGCCGCCGAGGCCGGCAGGCGGGGCCGCCGGGTGCTGGTGCTGGATCACGGCAAGCGCATCGGCCGCAAGATCCTGATGTCGGGAGGCGGCCGCTGCAACTTCACCAATTACCACGTGGAGCCTGGCGCCTATCTGTGCGCCAACCCCCATTTTGTGAAATCGGCGCTGGCCCGCTACACCCAGTGGGACTTTATCGCCCTGGTCAACAAGCACGGCATCGCCTGGCACGAAAAGACCCTGGGGCAGCTGTTCTGCGATGACTCGGCGCAGGACATCGTCGATCTGCTGGTAAAAGAGTGCGATGACGCCGGCGTGACCATACGGCTCAGGGCCGAGATCCTGGAAGTGGACCGGCTGGGTGACGGCTTTCGCGTGGCCACGGCCGGCGAAGAAGACAGCTGCCAGTCGCTGGTGGTGGCCACCGGTGGCCTGTCCATGCCCAAGATCGGTGCCTCGCCCTTCGGTTACCGGCTGGCGGAGCAGTTTGGCCTCAAGGTGCTGCCCACGCGGGCCGGTCTGGTGCCCTTCACTCTGCAGCCGGAAGACAAGCAGACCCTCGAGCCCCTGGCCGGGGTCAGCCTGCCGGTGGTGGCCGAAAGCGAGGACGGCACCCGCTTCGCCGAAAACCTGCTGTTCACCCACAGAGGCGTGTCCGGGCCGGCGGTGCTGCAGATCTCGTCCTACTGGCAGCCGGGCGAACGGGTGAAGTTTGAGCTGCTGCCGGCGGGCTGCCTGGCGCAAGGGGTGGCGGAAAGCCCCAATCAGGAGCTGAAAACCTGGCTGGCACGGTATCTGCCCAAGCGGCTGGTGGAGGCGCTGCTGGCCCGTGAGGAGCTCACCAGCAAGCCGCTCAAGCAGTACACCCCGAAGGAGCTGGCGGCCATCGAGACGCTGCTGGCCGAGTGGTCGTTGCGCCCGGGCGGCACCGAGGGCTATCGCACCGCCGAAGTCACCCTGGGCGGCGTGGACACCGACGAGCTGTCCTCCAAAACCATGGAGGCGAAAAAGGTGCCCAACCTGTATTTCGTCGGCGAGGTAATGGACGTGACCGGCTGGCTGGGGGGCTACAACTTTCAGTGGGCCTGGAGCTCCGGCTGGGTCGCCGGCCAGGTGGTCTGA
- a CDS encoding transposase: protein MQVEINSVWDVSNIDGLSDGLYRLLASYKEDGVLILFDLAESISLKKPISVDFEVFLSGVEKKDIKPSSFTLPFYLLLSDGDIPSEYIKRRDDQFELIEGLVNKPYFLFEVAVIQRCKIIPAHAKSKGTYVQKLYRILNQYWRYGQDVNGLLPAYKNSGGPGEPRLAGLKKRGAPMQLSTPGMITASGKNATEEDKQKFLKAIKKYALKGRSMAISHIYKKMLNEFYADEILQAEKDARSPLVPSLRSFRYWVKKLIPESEFIKKSTSSGDFDRNKRGLRGSTTDHAEVPGSYFELDATVLDVHIVSEFNRNHVIGRPTLYYVIDKVSRMIVGLHVSMEYASWKAGRQALVNSFSSKKYFCARYGIEIEDEDWPCRHIPQRLLCDRGEFICKDAEERAVPLIGHLSFAPPYRAEKKGVVEHRFHILNENLIHDLMGTTRGTNYIRGDKDPRMDAVFTLKEVTQMIIEDVLVQNSKALDALASQTTLLIESQLSPTPLNYWNVYLNKHLHALSKADEAEIRAKLLPVEYVSMTSKGIRLNDDMYYECDRPEFEDWKTIARNYGRSKMEALIDSDNSSFIFVRLQPLEGFTRCKLMKRSSIFEERHKADVLYFKDWKKLEQGKPQVSTRTVEAHARRKSIVEAAKQEVNELPKLGKKSDKIKGMKDRRREYVSNARVEEKIDHDDYLTSADDSISRISEERKEKVISILKRKKDSDK from the coding sequence ATGCAGGTTGAGATAAATAGTGTCTGGGATGTGAGTAATATTGATGGGCTAAGTGATGGCCTTTATCGCTTGCTGGCAAGTTATAAAGAAGATGGCGTGTTGATACTATTTGACTTGGCAGAAAGTATTAGTTTGAAAAAACCGATTTCTGTTGATTTCGAGGTCTTTTTGAGCGGAGTTGAAAAGAAGGATATTAAGCCATCTTCTTTTACTCTTCCCTTTTATCTTCTGTTAAGTGACGGTGATATACCGAGCGAATATATTAAGAGAAGGGATGATCAATTCGAATTAATTGAGGGGTTAGTGAATAAACCTTATTTTTTATTCGAAGTGGCGGTTATTCAACGCTGTAAAATAATACCAGCCCATGCCAAGAGTAAAGGGACTTATGTTCAAAAACTTTATCGTATACTTAACCAATACTGGCGATATGGCCAGGATGTGAATGGATTACTGCCAGCATATAAGAACTCTGGTGGCCCGGGAGAGCCTCGTTTGGCAGGGTTGAAAAAACGCGGTGCACCAATGCAGCTATCAACTCCTGGAATGATTACAGCATCAGGAAAAAATGCCACAGAAGAAGACAAGCAAAAGTTTCTTAAGGCTATTAAAAAATACGCATTGAAGGGACGCTCAATGGCTATAAGCCATATTTATAAAAAAATGCTGAATGAGTTCTACGCTGACGAAATACTACAAGCAGAGAAAGATGCAAGATCTCCACTAGTGCCGAGCTTGAGATCATTTAGATACTGGGTGAAAAAGCTTATTCCTGAATCAGAATTTATCAAAAAAAGCACAAGTAGTGGAGACTTTGATAGAAATAAACGCGGCCTTCGAGGCTCCACCACAGATCACGCTGAAGTTCCTGGAAGTTACTTCGAGTTGGATGCCACAGTCCTTGATGTTCATATTGTATCAGAATTTAACAGGAATCATGTTATTGGGCGACCAACTTTATATTATGTCATTGACAAAGTCAGCCGTATGATTGTAGGCCTTCATGTTTCAATGGAGTATGCATCATGGAAAGCTGGTCGTCAGGCTTTAGTTAATAGTTTTTCTTCAAAGAAATATTTTTGTGCACGTTATGGTATTGAAATTGAAGATGAAGACTGGCCTTGTCGGCATATACCACAGCGCCTGTTATGTGATCGTGGTGAGTTTATATGTAAAGATGCCGAGGAGCGTGCTGTTCCATTGATTGGTCATTTGAGCTTTGCGCCACCATATAGAGCTGAAAAAAAAGGAGTGGTAGAGCATAGGTTTCATATTCTTAATGAAAACCTAATTCACGATCTGATGGGTACGACTAGAGGAACAAACTACATTCGAGGTGATAAAGATCCACGAATGGATGCAGTGTTTACTCTGAAAGAAGTGACTCAGATGATTATTGAAGATGTGCTCGTACAAAACAGCAAAGCTCTTGATGCGCTGGCATCTCAAACTACTTTGCTGATCGAATCTCAGCTTAGTCCTACACCTCTCAACTACTGGAATGTTTATCTTAACAAACATTTACATGCATTGAGTAAAGCTGATGAAGCTGAGATAAGAGCAAAATTGTTGCCTGTAGAGTATGTCTCAATGACAAGTAAAGGAATCAGACTCAATGATGATATGTACTACGAGTGTGATAGACCTGAGTTTGAAGACTGGAAAACAATTGCAAGGAATTACGGCCGCTCGAAAATGGAAGCACTCATTGATAGTGATAACTCTTCATTCATTTTTGTCCGACTACAGCCTTTAGAGGGCTTTACTCGATGTAAATTAATGAAAAGATCATCGATTTTCGAAGAGCGCCACAAAGCAGACGTTTTGTACTTTAAAGACTGGAAAAAGCTTGAGCAAGGTAAGCCTCAAGTATCAACTCGAACTGTTGAAGCTCATGCCAGAAGAAAATCAATAGTTGAGGCCGCAAAGCAAGAAGTAAATGAGTTGCCTAAGCTAGGTAAAAAGAGTGACAAGATTAAAGGGATGAAAGACAGAAGAAGGGAGTATGTAAGTAATGCCAGAGTCGAAGAGAAAATCGATCACGATGATTATTTGACATCTGCTGATGACTCAATTTCTCGTATTTCAGAAGAACGTAAAGAGAAAGTAATATCTATACTTAAGCGGAAAAAGGATTCCGATAAATGA
- a CDS encoding restriction endonuclease subunit S produces the protein MSPTTNLTALEDIADIRTGFTFREKIEEVSVSEGTAHVAQIKDVRGVWEETSSSLIQAHQLPLIRWEGKDKAFVAPGAVLLPSRGTKGGYFRASCLVPDDAASLPTVVSSQFLVITPKEGVLPEFLCWSLNRPAMQYWLSEGAGSQGTNLVMLSTKLAKEIKLEMPSLVTQQKILRLNQLWEQEQQLTQALLKNREDMLQGMFQQLLQEKNV, from the coding sequence ATGTCACCAACCACTAATCTCACAGCACTTGAGGATATTGCTGATATTCGAACCGGGTTTACCTTTCGGGAAAAAATTGAAGAGGTATCCGTAAGCGAAGGTACGGCTCATGTGGCTCAGATCAAGGATGTACGGGGCGTGTGGGAAGAGACGAGCTCGTCTCTGATACAAGCCCATCAGCTGCCGCTGATTCGGTGGGAAGGCAAGGATAAGGCGTTTGTGGCTCCCGGAGCTGTGTTGTTGCCTTCCAGAGGCACCAAGGGAGGATACTTTCGTGCCTCTTGTCTGGTGCCTGATGACGCTGCCTCGCTGCCCACTGTCGTGAGTAGCCAGTTTCTGGTCATCACCCCGAAAGAGGGAGTGCTACCTGAGTTTTTGTGCTGGTCGCTCAATCGTCCGGCAATGCAATACTGGCTGTCAGAAGGGGCAGGGAGCCAGGGCACCAACCTTGTGATGTTGAGTACCAAGTTGGCAAAAGAGATAAAACTGGAGATGCCCTCTCTGGTTACTCAACAGAAAATTCTTCGCTTAAACCAGCTTTGGGAGCAGGAACAACAGCTGACCCAAGCCTTGTTAAAAAATCGAGAAGACATGCTGCAAGGCATGTTTCAGCAACTGCTTCAGGAGAAAAATGTATGA
- a CDS encoding TnsA endonuclease N-terminal domain-containing protein yields the protein MAGRRKLQTTEDFKRALKNRYGLGERDSYKPWIRVQDVASQGNSAKIQGLKAKREHHTLSEHESCFFYLAEFSDSVIDIREQFPLLPLDLSVKISSVLGVKHPIVPGTKTLNVMTTDFLLTCSDGFKTWYEAISVKPENKINDKRTAEKLDIERVWWELQGVPFHIFTMTEMNKIQSRNVQWATSPTRQGKKFDDELLLAALEFVTEGLVFVESLCNVFVEKLSVEHDDALVLLKTLVARKLVLIELNNSITDTGILNVTGINQRAGDKLYAG from the coding sequence TTGGCTGGCCGAAGAAAGCTACAGACCACGGAAGACTTTAAGCGCGCACTCAAAAACCGTTATGGTTTGGGTGAGAGAGATAGCTATAAGCCTTGGATAAGGGTGCAGGATGTTGCCTCACAAGGAAATAGTGCAAAAATTCAAGGGCTTAAAGCTAAGCGAGAGCACCATACCCTTTCTGAACACGAGAGTTGCTTCTTCTATTTAGCAGAGTTTTCTGACTCTGTTATTGATATTCGTGAACAATTTCCTCTTTTACCTTTAGATTTATCAGTGAAAATCTCCAGCGTATTGGGTGTAAAGCATCCAATCGTCCCCGGCACGAAAACCCTCAATGTTATGACCACAGATTTTTTGCTTACCTGTTCTGATGGTTTTAAAACGTGGTACGAAGCAATAAGCGTAAAGCCAGAAAATAAAATTAATGATAAACGTACTGCCGAAAAGCTTGATATAGAAAGAGTCTGGTGGGAGTTGCAAGGAGTGCCGTTTCATATCTTCACTATGACTGAAATGAATAAAATACAGTCAAGAAATGTTCAGTGGGCAACTTCGCCGACCAGACAAGGAAAGAAATTTGATGATGAGCTCCTTTTGGCAGCATTGGAGTTTGTCACAGAGGGCCTAGTATTTGTTGAGTCACTGTGCAATGTTTTCGTTGAAAAGTTGAGCGTTGAGCATGATGACGCTTTGGTTTTATTGAAAACACTTGTCGCTAGAAAGTTAGTGTTAATAGAACTGAATAACTCCATCACAGATACAGGGATATTGAACGTCACGGGTATCAATCAACGTGCAGGAGATAAGCTATATGCAGGTTGA
- a CDS encoding TnsD family Tn7-like transposition protein, whose translation MRVPKPFPDELVLSRLIRYVTMFGMHIGDFSEKAFGSKRASVHPFLPAGIEQLATLIGENKDDIVNEQTLAPLFCLFMPRYAAQLRRVMLAREGAKAVRYSQLASFGSGETLCLKWCPLCAGNELQQLGVAYWHRSHQIPGITACPFHPVLLHRMPLLRRQRVMAGCLPKYTDRHTSAAPLETRVARFAYELLQLITCESCQLSVASGYRLRLAELGFITKRGCVRREGVIKAFIAAAEEYRAAVDTVLPRHAQDYRYVSQLLEPESNRHPFRHLLFSSWLYRQPQDMLDYAVPSLSISAGNKRDKPRTSSNVERKCLRLLKENRSMAEVSRITGKSRCYLKRLAQLHDIPITTRPRTLTEECKQRILRFAQAGVHRSAISKRCGIGIGSVEQVISSTPGLVERRKLCHWESMRRRCRVQIIRYRNAHPKAHRKDYKSRCNAAFFWLYLNDRLWLQAVLPEPVKPAGRYA comes from the coding sequence ATGAGGGTTCCAAAGCCTTTCCCGGATGAACTCGTGCTTAGCCGCTTGATACGATACGTGACAATGTTCGGTATGCATATAGGTGATTTTTCGGAAAAGGCTTTTGGAAGCAAGAGAGCCTCGGTACACCCTTTCCTGCCAGCAGGTATTGAGCAGCTTGCCACTCTGATTGGTGAGAATAAAGACGATATTGTTAATGAACAGACGCTGGCCCCGCTGTTTTGCCTGTTTATGCCCAGGTATGCCGCTCAGTTAAGGCGCGTGATGCTGGCCCGCGAGGGAGCCAAGGCCGTCAGATACAGCCAGCTTGCTTCCTTTGGCTCTGGAGAAACACTGTGTTTGAAATGGTGTCCACTCTGTGCTGGTAATGAGTTACAGCAGCTGGGGGTGGCCTATTGGCACAGGAGCCATCAAATCCCAGGAATAACAGCCTGCCCGTTTCACCCTGTGTTGCTTCATAGAATGCCTCTGTTACGAAGGCAACGAGTGATGGCAGGATGCCTGCCTAAGTATACCGATAGACATACTTCGGCAGCTCCCTTAGAGACGAGAGTTGCTCGGTTTGCTTACGAACTGTTGCAGCTGATCACTTGCGAAAGCTGCCAGTTGAGTGTGGCCTCGGGATACAGATTAAGGTTGGCAGAGCTGGGATTCATAACAAAGCGTGGCTGCGTGCGGCGTGAAGGAGTCATTAAGGCTTTTATCGCTGCTGCAGAGGAGTACCGCGCTGCTGTCGATACGGTACTTCCTCGTCATGCCCAAGACTATCGCTATGTCTCACAGTTACTGGAGCCAGAGAGTAATCGTCACCCATTTCGGCATCTGCTTTTCTCCAGCTGGCTTTATCGTCAGCCGCAAGACATGCTCGACTACGCCGTACCTTCGTTAAGCATTTCTGCCGGTAACAAACGCGATAAGCCCCGCACATCCTCAAACGTTGAGCGTAAGTGCCTGAGGTTGCTAAAAGAAAACCGCTCAATGGCTGAAGTGTCTCGTATCACCGGCAAAAGCCGCTGCTACCTGAAGCGGCTGGCCCAACTCCATGATATTCCGATCACGACCAGGCCCAGAACGCTTACCGAGGAGTGCAAACAGCGCATTCTGCGCTTTGCCCAAGCAGGTGTGCACAGAAGCGCCATCTCGAAGCGTTGCGGGATTGGAATTGGCTCGGTGGAACAGGTTATTTCCAGCACACCCGGCCTGGTGGAACGACGCAAGCTGTGCCATTGGGAATCCATGCGCCGGCGTTGCAGGGTGCAGATCATCAGATATCGCAACGCTCACCCCAAAGCACATAGAAAAGACTACAAAAGCCGGTGCAACGCCGCTTTTTTCTGGTTGTACCTCAATGATCGCCTCTGGCTACAGGCTGTACTTCCCGAGCCTGTAAAGCCCGCCGGGCGCTATGCCTGA
- a CDS encoding methyltransferase, whose product MSDFAPHFERLSGLLARHCGDWQRLPFACRTLPWPELAPVLDALSESELDALENNPEAALGLLAPYRPEITAEQHWPVAELKRASDYATPRWSNGIPGRKWAQIRDFAANITTRHSILEWCAGKGHLGRLLALEQGQAVTSLEWNADLCRQGEALAGRLGLEHRFYCGDALAPEAARLFEPAQQAVALHACGELHLRFLEHGTAAGTQALALSPCCYHLIDGEHYAPLSAAGRRAGLTLSRHDLRLPLQQQVTGGERVRRLRHTELTWRLAFDELQRELTGCDHYLPLPAFPKQLLSGDFTAFARWACEKKGLAMPAHIHSEHWLAAAESRRLLVKRIELVRHLYRQPLELWLLLDRALFLEERGYRVILGTFTEQANTPRRYLIQAHRRP is encoded by the coding sequence ATGAGCGACTTCGCCCCCCACTTCGAACGACTGAGCGGCCTGCTGGCACGCCATTGCGGCGACTGGCAGCGGCTGCCCTTTGCCTGCCGCACCCTGCCCTGGCCCGAGCTGGCGCCGGTGCTTGACGCCCTTTCCGAGTCCGAGCTAGACGCCCTGGAAAACAACCCCGAGGCGGCTCTTGGCCTGCTGGCCCCTTATCGTCCCGAGATCACGGCGGAGCAACACTGGCCGGTGGCCGAGCTGAAGCGGGCCAGTGATTACGCCACGCCCCGCTGGAGCAACGGCATTCCCGGCCGCAAATGGGCGCAGATACGGGACTTTGCCGCCAACATCACCACCCGACACTCCATTCTGGAATGGTGCGCCGGCAAGGGCCATCTGGGCCGGCTGCTGGCCCTGGAGCAGGGGCAGGCGGTCACCAGCCTGGAGTGGAACGCCGACCTGTGCCGGCAGGGCGAGGCACTCGCAGGCCGGCTAGGCCTGGAGCACCGCTTTTACTGCGGCGACGCCCTGGCCCCCGAGGCCGCCCGGCTGTTTGAACCGGCGCAGCAGGCGGTAGCCCTGCACGCCTGCGGCGAGCTGCACCTGCGCTTTCTCGAACATGGCACCGCCGCCGGCACCCAGGCGCTGGCGCTGTCGCCCTGCTGCTACCACCTGATCGACGGCGAGCACTATGCGCCGCTGTCGGCGGCCGGCCGCCGGGCCGGACTGACCTTGAGCCGCCACGATCTGCGCCTGCCGCTGCAACAGCAGGTGACCGGCGGCGAACGGGTGCGCCGGCTGCGCCATACCGAACTGACCTGGCGGCTGGCCTTTGACGAGCTGCAACGGGAGCTCACCGGGTGTGACCACTACCTGCCGCTGCCGGCCTTTCCCAAGCAGTTGCTGAGCGGCGACTTTACAGCCTTTGCCCGCTGGGCCTGCGAGAAAAAGGGGCTGGCCATGCCCGCCCACATTCACAGCGAGCACTGGCTCGCCGCCGCCGAGTCCCGCCGGCTGCTGGTCAAACGTATCGAGCTGGTGCGCCACCTCTACCGCCAGCCGCTGGAGCTGTGGCTGTTGCTGGACCGGGCCCTGTTTCTGGAAGAGCGGGGCTACCGGGTGATCCTCGGCACCTTTACCGAACAGGCCAACACCCCCCGCCGCTATCTTATTCAGGCGCATCGTCGCCCCTGA
- a CDS encoding ion transporter produces the protein MQNQVRFIPPTAFELLMMVLSIVSLVAIVLHQFGPFNAAEKELLLYLDTGICVILLSHFFYGLIRAHDKKRFLKVHWIDFIASIPAIDVLRYGRIFQVLRVLRMLRVANQVIRHLLRNSGSTMMATMLLILVVVISGSAIAILMTEAGNPDSNIETAEDALWWALVTISTVGYGDYYPVTTAGRIISSVVIFAGVSLFAGISGLVASAVLSPRTEEQQEAVESEEKEVQQQLGALRAEVASLREEIHSLRTVLGRHRP, from the coding sequence ATGCAAAACCAGGTACGCTTCATTCCCCCCACCGCCTTTGAGCTGCTGATGATGGTGCTGTCCATCGTCTCCCTGGTGGCCATAGTGCTGCATCAGTTCGGCCCCTTTAACGCCGCCGAAAAGGAGTTGCTGCTTTACCTGGACACCGGCATCTGCGTGATTTTGCTCAGCCACTTTTTCTACGGCCTGATCCGCGCCCACGACAAGAAACGTTTTCTCAAGGTGCACTGGATCGACTTTATCGCCTCCATTCCGGCCATCGACGTGCTGCGCTACGGCCGGATCTTTCAGGTGCTGCGGGTGTTGCGCATGCTGCGGGTGGCCAACCAGGTCATTCGCCATCTGCTGAGAAACAGCGGCAGCACCATGATGGCCACCATGCTGTTGATCCTGGTGGTGGTGATCAGCGGCAGCGCCATCGCCATTCTGATGACCGAAGCCGGCAACCCCGACTCCAACATTGAAACCGCCGAAGACGCCCTCTGGTGGGCCCTGGTTACCATTTCCACCGTGGGCTACGGTGATTACTATCCGGTGACCACCGCCGGGCGCATTATTTCGTCGGTGGTGATCTTTGCCGGTGTCAGCCTGTTTGCCGGCATCTCCGGCCTGGTGGCCTCGGCGGTGCTCAGCCCCAGAACCGAAGAGCAGCAGGAAGCGGTGGAAAGCGAAGAAAAGGAAGTACAGCAGCAACTGGGGGCGCTGCGGGCGGAAGTGGCTTCGCTCAGGGAAGAAATTCACTCGCTCAGAACCGTGCTCGGCCGGCACCGTCCCTGA